The DNA segment GCCATGAGCCTCAGCAGGACGTCGAAGACCTTCCAGACGGTGTAGTATGCCGCCAGCTTGTCAGGGTCATCGCCCTCGACCCACATGCGCTTCCTGATGAGCCTCACGTACCACCTGCTGAGGTCCTCAACGACGAAGTGGTATATCGCCCTGGTGGCCCTTGTGAGCCTGAAGGTCTCAATTCCCTCGGTGACGTCGCCTATGAGCCCGTTGACCCTGCTGAGTATCCACTTATCTTCCTCGCGGAATGGAAGCTCCTCCTGCTTGAGCTTCGTCGGGTCAAAGCTGTCGAGGCTCATGTAGGTCGCTGACAGCACATACACGTTCCAGAGTATGTTGAGCATCCTCTTGACCTGTGCTAATCCTTTCCAGCTGAAGCGCAGGTTCTCCCACGGGTTCGTCGCCCAGAGCATGTAGAACCTGAAGGGATCCCTTCCCTCCCTCTGGACGACCTCCTCTGGCCGTATGATGTTGCCGAGGCTCTTGCTCATCTTGTCGCCCTTCTCATCGAGGACGTAGCCGTGCATCGCCACGTGCCTGTATGGGACTGTGTCAAAGGCTATAACGCTGGCGGCCTGCTGGGAGTAGAACCACTTGGTGACCTGGTCCTCGCCCTCGACTATGAAATCTGCCGGCCAGAGCTTCTCGAAAAGCTCCTTGTTGCGCGGATAATCCAGCGAAGCCCAGCTCGCTATTCCGCTGTCAAACCAGACGTCAACGACGTCCTTGACGCGGCGCATCTCCTTGCCGTTGACCTTTATGATGAATGCATCGACGTAGGGCCTGTGTAAATCCTCCGGGCCGAGCTTCTCCTCTATAAGCTTGAGCTTCTCCTCATAGATCTCGGGAAGCTCTATCCTCTTGCCGTTGACCTCTATCGCAACTGCTAACTCAACTAACTCCTTGAAGGAGCCAACGACGTGTATATCGCCGTCCTCGCTCTGCCATATCGGTAGCGGTATTCCCCAGTAGCGCTGCCTGCTTATGACCCAGTCGCCCGAGTTCATGACGCCGTTGTCGTAGCGCACCTTGACCCAGTCCGGATACCAGGTCACCTTATCGTCGTTCTCTTTGATTATCCTGTCCTTCACCCTGCTGACCTTGAGGAACCACTGGTCGGTGGCGCGGAATATGAGCGGGGTCTTGCAGCGCCAGCAGTGCGGGTACTTGTGCTCTATCGTTCCGGCCTTCACAAGGTAGCCCTTGGCTTTGAGGTGCTCTATTATCTCCGGGTCTGCATCTTTAACGTAGGTTCCCTTCCACCTTCCCTCGGTGTAGCGTCCCTCGTCGTCGACCGGGCTGTAAACTGGCAGGCCGTATTCCCTGCCTATCTCGAAGTCCTCCTCACCGTGGCCTGGGGCAGTATGGACGAGGCCGGTACCTTCTCCGAGGGTCACGTGCTCGCCGAGGATAACCCTGTGAGCCCACTCGTACCTCTCGCGGAACTCCTTCTGTGCAGGGTACTCATCCATCAGCACATGAACGTAGCGGAGTCCCTCAAGCTTCTCACCCCTGAACTCCTCGACTATCTCCCCCTTAACGCCGACCTCGCTCAGAACCCTCTCAACGAGGGCCTTCGCTATTATCCAGTACTCCTCTCCGTTCTCGGTCTCGACCCTGACCTTGGCGTAGTCATACTCCGGGTGAACGGCAACCGCTAAGTTCGCCGGGAGCGTCCAGGGGGTAGTCGTCCAGATGAGGAGGTACTCCTTCTCCCTGCCCTCAACAGGGAACTTGACGTATATGCTCGGATCCTCCCTTACCTTGTACTCGCCGCGGACCTCGTGTTCAGCTAAGGCCGTCTCACAGCGCGGGCACCAGTGTAAAACCCTTTTGTCCTTCTCAAGGAGGCCCTTTTCCCAGGCCCTCTTGAGCGTGAACCAGCCCGATTCTATGTACTCGTTCTTTATTGTCATGTAGGGGTTGTCCCAGTCCATCCATACCCCAAGCATCTTGAACTGCTCGGTCATGATTTTGAGGTTGTTGAGGGCGAACTCCTTACACTTCCGTATGAAATTGTCGACGCCTATCTCTGTCTCTATGTCTTTCTTGGTCTTGAGGCCGAGGGCCTGCTCGACCTTGACCTCTATCGGGAGGCCGTGCATGTCGAAGCCCGGCTGCCTGCGGACGTTGTAGCCCTGCATGGTCCTGAACCTTATCACCATGTCCTTGATTATCTTGTTCCAAGCCGTTCCGAGGTGTATTGCACCGCTGACGTAGGGCGGCCCGTCGAGGAAGTAGTACTTCGGGCCGTTTGCCCTGCTTTCCTTAACCTTCTCATAGGTGCCCTTCTCCCTCCAAAAGCGCTCGACCTTTTCCTCAAGCTTCCCTGGGTTATACTCCCTAAACTCCGGTTCCTTTATCATGTCAAAACCCTCCAGAAATGATCTTTAGGATGGACTACCCTAGAACAGGGGGGCTCAAGCCGCGAAACGGGCGAAGCGAAGGATAAAACACTCCCCCCTCATGGGCATCGGGGCAGAATTGGGAACTTCCCTTATAAGGTTTTTGGATGGAGAACTGCAGAATATAGGGTTGTGCCCTCCCCGACCGACCCCAGGTCACTTCTCCCAGGGGCGTGAGGGGGAGGGCCCGGTTGAATTTAGGGTGAGGATGATTTAAACCTGACGCTCTTCCTCGGGCTCGCCCTTCCTCCTGCTCTCGTTCTTTATGACCTGTCTCACGTAGTCTATGAACTTCCTGACCTCTTCAAGGTCTTCTTCCGGGATGTTGGCTATCTTCCTGTTCTTGGTCTTGTAGGTGAGTAGCTTTAGAAGTGCAAGCCTCCCGAGGGCGGTCCTGGTGCTTATCTTCCCCTCCTTCCAGTCGTGCCAGATGGCGTTCGCTATCCCGTAGAACTCCGGGATGCTGTCGAGGCCGGGAGCATTGACGTCTATGACCTCCTTTCCGAGGTACTTATAGCGCTTCTCCTTGTCCTCCTTCGAGAACTCCTTGGTCCTCTCCTTGATGTACGCGTGCACCATGGCCACCACCCCCGGAGAATAATTCTCCCCAAGAATTTATTAACCTTTTGTTTCTAAACGTCCATCAAAGATCCCGGTAGGAACGGGGAAGATTTCAATTGATTCCAGTGTTAATCTTGGTTCCTGACCTCGTTCCATATCCCCGTCATTATCAGGGCGGCGCCCAAGTAGCCCTTGGCGCTTAGGATCTCTCCTATTGTTAAGAACGCCGCTATATGCCCGAATATCGGCTCGGCGGAGTAAATCAGCGCCGCCTTGTGGGCCTTCGTGTTCCTCTGGTGTTTCACCTGGAGGGTAAAGGCTATCACAGTGGCGAAGATTGACGTGTACAGCACCCCCGCCCAGGGCAGCGGGTCCATGGGAACGATGAAGGGCTCAAACAGGAGGGCGAAGGCCAGCGAAAAGACAAAGTTCCAGGTTATCTGCCAGAAGGCTAAGCTGAGGTAGTCCTTCTCTCCAAAGCGCTGGACGAGGACTATCTGAAAGGCAAAGCTGAGGGCGCAGAGAACTGTAAGCAGGTCACCGTAGTTGAAGTTCAGGCTCGCCCCGGAGATGAGGTAGAGGCCGGTTAGGGCTATTGCGAGTGAGAGAATGTCCCTGAGTTTGAGCCTGTCCCGGAGAATGAAATACGCTATGAACGGCGTGAATACGACGTAGAGCGACGTTATGAAGGCCGAGTTGGAGGCGGTCGTGTACTTCAGCCCGACTATCTGGAAGCCGTGGCCGAAGAAGAGTGTCAGCCCGAGGATGAAGCCCTCCCTGAAAGTCTCCCGCCTCAAAACCTTCGAGCGGAAAAGGAAGAGCATGAGGAGCGACGCTATGCCGAAACGGTAAGCCAAAAAGAGTATCGGGGGCAAATAGTCGAGGCTAACCTTCATGGCCGGAAAGGTAAACCCCCATATTGCGGTGATGCCGAGGAGTACGAGCTCGGAGCGGTTCATCGCCGTCTGTAGTCTGCCCTCGTTTATAAGGCCTTCCCTTCGTATAAACTTACATCTTCACGTTTTTACCTTGGTTTCACAAGAGTTATATAGATGAAGTTTCAACCATGGAATCAGGTGTTCCCGATGGGTGATGAAGCGGTGGAGAAGATCTGGATTCTGATAACCCCTGACAAGTGCAGCGGCTGCAGGCTGTGCGAAATTGCCTGCTCCCTGGAGCACGAGGGCATAATCTGGCCGGAAGCATCGCGTATAAGGATATACGAGCTCCTTCCGGGAGTCAACGTCCCCCACACATGCGTCCAGTGCCCCGACTACCCGTGCGTAAAGGCGTGCAACTTCGATGCGCTGAGCGTGGACGAGGCAACGGGTGCCGTTCTCGTCAAGGAAGAAAACT comes from the Thermococcus thioreducens genome and includes:
- a CDS encoding 4Fe-4S dicluster domain-containing protein, whose translation is MGDEAVEKIWILITPDKCSGCRLCEIACSLEHEGIIWPEASRIRIYELLPGVNVPHTCVQCPDYPCVKACNFDALSVDEATGAVLVKEENCTECGACYLACPGNVPRIPVGKGSVVICDLCGGSPKCVEVCHEAGHDALVLVKGQYRSVYRTFAKDPFEKSVELARKLYGEEFLG
- the ileS gene encoding isoleucine--tRNA ligase, translating into MIKEPEFREYNPGKLEEKVERFWREKGTYEKVKESRANGPKYYFLDGPPYVSGAIHLGTAWNKIIKDMVIRFRTMQGYNVRRQPGFDMHGLPIEVKVEQALGLKTKKDIETEIGVDNFIRKCKEFALNNLKIMTEQFKMLGVWMDWDNPYMTIKNEYIESGWFTLKRAWEKGLLEKDKRVLHWCPRCETALAEHEVRGEYKVREDPSIYVKFPVEGREKEYLLIWTTTPWTLPANLAVAVHPEYDYAKVRVETENGEEYWIIAKALVERVLSEVGVKGEIVEEFRGEKLEGLRYVHVLMDEYPAQKEFRERYEWAHRVILGEHVTLGEGTGLVHTAPGHGEEDFEIGREYGLPVYSPVDDEGRYTEGRWKGTYVKDADPEIIEHLKAKGYLVKAGTIEHKYPHCWRCKTPLIFRATDQWFLKVSRVKDRIIKENDDKVTWYPDWVKVRYDNGVMNSGDWVISRQRYWGIPLPIWQSEDGDIHVVGSFKELVELAVAIEVNGKRIELPEIYEEKLKLIEEKLGPEDLHRPYVDAFIIKVNGKEMRRVKDVVDVWFDSGIASWASLDYPRNKELFEKLWPADFIVEGEDQVTKWFYSQQAASVIAFDTVPYRHVAMHGYVLDEKGDKMSKSLGNIIRPEEVVQREGRDPFRFYMLWATNPWENLRFSWKGLAQVKRMLNILWNVYVLSATYMSLDSFDPTKLKQEELPFREEDKWILSRVNGLIGDVTEGIETFRLTRATRAIYHFVVEDLSRWYVRLIRKRMWVEGDDPDKLAAYYTVWKVFDVLLRLMAPFTPYIAEEIYQNMLRPFLGVESVHMLDWPKADEGARDEELEREMEAVRKMVEAGSSARQRAKIKLRYPVRRIIIETEDETVAKAVDRLNRILRDQLNAKEVVVGKVERELVIKPNFAKVGPEFKGDAKLVIAWIGEHGRELYERGEMDVEIEGKTFHLTREHLSIEEKLPDFFVAEDFEGGRVFVDKTLTRELLAEGLAREFVRRIQEMRKRLDLDVNDRIVVTIETTDENRELLSENLNYVKKETRATEVIFGEAKGYVVEWPEVQAKIGIERV
- a CDS encoding DMT family transporter; protein product: MNRSELVLLGITAIWGFTFPAMKVSLDYLPPILFLAYRFGIASLLMLFLFRSKVLRRETFREGFILGLTLFFGHGFQIVGLKYTTASNSAFITSLYVVFTPFIAYFILRDRLKLRDILSLAIALTGLYLISGASLNFNYGDLLTVLCALSFAFQIVLVQRFGEKDYLSLAFWQITWNFVFSLAFALLFEPFIVPMDPLPWAGVLYTSIFATVIAFTLQVKHQRNTKAHKAALIYSAEPIFGHIAAFLTIGEILSAKGYLGAALIMTGIWNEVRNQD